Proteins from a single region of Prinia subflava isolate CZ2003 ecotype Zambia chromosome 10, Cam_Psub_1.2, whole genome shotgun sequence:
- the PIGC gene encoding phosphatidylinositol N-acetylglucosaminyltransferase subunit C has protein sequence MEPVPGRRWQKVLYERQPFPDNYVDQRFLEELRKNVHARQYRYQAVVFQSGAVVQQLCSVCVFVLTWWYMDAGMLSPQGLFGAALVSSLLGYVLFDTVDGGAGRWASGRTRWADLKSTLVFTAFTYGFSPVLKTLTESISTDTIYAMSALMLLGHLIFFDYGANAAIVSSTLSLNMAIFASVCLASRLPRSLHAFVMVTFAMQIFALWPMLQKKLKARTPRCYVGVTVLFALAALAGLATVSSVGAVLFASLLLAISCLCPYCLIRLQLLKDNIHGPWDEAEIKEDLSRFLM, from the coding sequence ATGGAGCCAGTCCCCGGGCGGCGGTGGCAGAAGGTGCTGTACGAGCGACAGCCTTTCCCCGATAACTACGTGGACCAGCGGTTCCTGGAGGAGCTGCGAAAGAACGTGCACGCCCGGCAGTACCGGTACCAGGCTGTCGTCTTTCAGTCGGGAGCGGtggtgcagcagctgtgcagcgTCTGCGTCTTCGTGCTCACCTGGTGGTACATGGACGCCGGCATGCTGAGCCCGCAGGGGCTGTTCGGAGCGGCCTTGGTGTCCTCCCTGCTCGGCTATGTCCTGTTTGACACCGTGgacggcggggccgggcgctggGCGAGCGGGCGGACGCGCTGGGCTGACCTCAAGAGCACGCTGGTGTTCACCGCCTTCACCTACGGCTTCTCGCCGGTGCTGAAGACGCTGACCGAGTCCATCAGCACGGACACCATCTATGCCATGTCGGCCCTCATGCTCCTGGGCCACCTCATCTTCTTCGACTACGGCGCCAACGCTGCCATTGTGTCCAGCACGCTGTCCCTCAACATGGCCATCTTTGCCTCGGTGTGCCTGGCCTCGCGCCTGCCTCGCTCCCTCCATGCCTTCGTCATGGTCACCTTCGCCATGCAGATCTTCGCCCTGTGGCCCATGCTGCAGAAGAAGCTGAAGGCGCGGACGCCCCGGTGCTACGTGGGGGTGACGGTGCTCTTTGCTCTGGCGGCGCTGGCGGGGCTGGCCACGGTCTCCAGCGTGGGCGCCGTGCTCTTCGCCTCCCTGCTGCTCGCcatctcctgcctctgcccctACTGCCTCATCCGTCTGCAGCTGCTCAAGGACAACATCCACGGCCCGTGGGACGAGGCTGAGATCAAGGAGGACCTCTCCAGGTTCCTCATGTAG